The Nitrospirota bacterium genome includes a region encoding these proteins:
- a CDS encoding DUF3786 domain-containing protein gives MISFIMLSSGVEKAWDILGKLDPSAVSNNAIVSYDSTDGYYIRSFCFDFYVKPPLKKISSDSSEGEMILKKYDYFFCHSCLWYLVYAKDLPFSKKLVAPSDIKGGSMFFRGSHVLPLDNLAKKYSNNKQAFLQKGEGLCAKKQHYGDASIELFPFPRIPVTIILWEKDDEFPARADLLFDSTCEMQLPIDIIWSIAMLCVLVMM, from the coding sequence ATGATATCATTTATTATGTTATCATCCGGCGTAGAAAAAGCATGGGATATTTTGGGTAAACTTGATCCGTCTGCTGTCAGTAATAATGCAATAGTTAGTTATGACTCAACCGATGGCTATTATATAAGGTCATTCTGCTTTGACTTTTATGTAAAACCTCCTCTGAAGAAGATTAGTAGCGATTCATCAGAAGGCGAAATGATTTTAAAAAAATATGATTATTTTTTCTGTCACTCATGCCTCTGGTATCTGGTTTATGCTAAGGATTTACCTTTTAGTAAAAAACTCGTAGCACCATCAGACATCAAAGGTGGAAGCATGTTCTTCAGGGGAAGCCATGTTCTTCCACTGGATAACTTAGCAAAAAAATATAGCAATAATAAACAGGCTTTTCTACAAAAGGGGGAGGGCCTGTGTGCAAAAAAACAACATTATGGTGATGCCTCTATAGAACTTTTTCCTTTTCCGAGGATACCGGTTACGATTATTCTATGGGAGAAAGACGATGAGTTTCCTGCAAGAGCAGATTTACTTTTTGATTCAACATGCGAGATGCAGTTGCCTATTGATATAATCTGGTCAATAGCAATGCTTTGTGTGCTGGTGATGATGTGA
- a CDS encoding patatin-like phospholipase family protein has protein sequence MKKKTLQIFVFVIFISFIFSCAPKEVIQPPPKPAKIAVVLGAGASKGFAHIGVLKVLESNKVPIHMIVGTSAGSFVGALYAYGFSAFELQKLSFSIQKDDVFDLTLPDNGFIKGEKLEAYINHILRDTTMERLRIPFYAVATDIQSGKEVVFGSGNTGTAVRASCSIPGIFRPPVISGRMYVDGGVVSPVAVEAARRLGADIVIAVDISGDVTSSAPSGTIETILQSINIMYSKLSAIQLAKADVVIQPKVGYIGSADFSKRHEAVLEGEKAALKALPKLQEILNKLRLEGRLN, from the coding sequence ATGAAGAAGAAGACATTGCAAATTTTCGTGTTTGTAATATTTATCAGCTTTATCTTTTCTTGCGCCCCAAAGGAGGTTATCCAGCCTCCTCCTAAACCTGCTAAAATTGCTGTTGTTCTTGGTGCAGGCGCTTCAAAGGGGTTTGCACATATCGGGGTGCTGAAAGTTCTCGAATCTAATAAAGTTCCGATACATATGATTGTAGGTACAAGTGCGGGCAGTTTTGTTGGTGCGCTCTATGCTTACGGTTTCAGTGCTTTCGAGCTTCAGAAACTGTCGTTTTCAATACAGAAAGATGATGTTTTTGACCTTACATTACCTGACAACGGGTTCATAAAAGGAGAAAAACTTGAAGCCTATATAAATCATATACTCCGTGATACGACTATGGAGAGACTCCGGATACCTTTTTATGCTGTTGCAACAGATATACAGAGTGGCAAAGAGGTTGTATTTGGAAGCGGAAACACAGGAACTGCTGTTCGTGCAAGCTGTTCAATCCCCGGCATATTCAGACCCCCGGTTATTTCAGGAAGGATGTACGTTGATGGAGGTGTTGTAAGCCCTGTAGCTGTTGAGGCAGCAAGGAGGCTTGGTGCTGATATAGTTATTGCTGTAGATATATCAGGCGATGTGACATCATCTGCTCCCAGTGGAACAATTGAAACCATACTTCAGTCAATAAACATAATGTATTCAAAACTTTCTGCTATTCAGCTTGCAAAAGCAGACGTTGTTATTCAGCCAAAGGTGGGTTATATAGGAAGCGCTGATTTTTCAAAAAGACATGAGGCAGTACTTGAAGGTGAAAAGGCAGCTCTTAAAGCACTGCCAAAACTTCAGGAAATTTTGAACAAATTGAGACTTGAAGGCAGATTGAATTAG
- the ligA gene encoding NAD-dependent DNA ligase LigA translates to MTVKIPEQIKQEIEKIVKELNYHCYRYYVLDSPVISDEEYDRLYLHLKELEDKYHYILPESPTQRVGAPPLEKFAKVKHTEPMLSLDNAFSYEDVDEFERRVKRFLGISDVIEYTVEPKYDGLAIELTYRNGLLFKASTRGDGYEGEDVTQNIRTIKSVPLKIEGVNAIPELIDIRGEVYMDIDEFEKLNREREHKGESMFANPRNAAAGSVRQLDPSITASRKLYLACYGIGAVKGIEFNTQWELIKWLEKTRFPIPAVVKVCRGIKEVIQIIEEIKEKRNTFSFEIDGSVIKVNDFRLQKALGMKTREPRWAIAYKFAAHQGTTKILDIQGSVGRTGVITPFAIFEPVKIGGVTVSRSTLHNWDEMERKDIRIGDTVLVERAGDVIPHVIKVIKEKRTGKERPFPIPDRCPVCGSKVLREEGEVAVRCIRLNCPAQVQERIIHFASRGAMDIEGLGEKNVELLYSKGLINNFVDIYKLKKEDILNLPRFAEKSAQNLINAIEKSKHTTLTKFLYALGILHVGEYASKLLAKNFEKIEDLYKISPERIIKIPQIGEKIAQSVANFFNDPENLDTLKLLKSLGLKITNPDFISKDKEKRLLEGLTFVITGTLPEPRNVVEVLIERHGGHAASSVSKTTNYVIVGENPGSKLKKAQLFGVKTISYNDLLRIIEKGKIE, encoded by the coding sequence ATGACAGTTAAAATACCCGAACAGATTAAACAGGAAATCGAAAAGATTGTAAAAGAGCTAAACTACCACTGCTATCGTTATTATGTTCTTGATTCGCCTGTAATATCAGATGAAGAGTATGACCGTTTATATCTTCATTTAAAAGAACTGGAGGATAAATATCATTATATTCTTCCAGAGTCCCCAACACAGAGGGTTGGAGCGCCACCTCTTGAAAAGTTTGCAAAGGTGAAACATACCGAACCTATGCTATCACTTGATAATGCTTTTTCATATGAAGATGTTGATGAATTTGAAAGGAGGGTAAAGAGATTCCTTGGTATCAGTGATGTTATAGAGTATACAGTCGAACCTAAATATGATGGACTTGCGATTGAATTGACATACAGAAACGGTTTACTTTTCAAGGCATCTACACGAGGTGATGGATATGAAGGTGAAGATGTCACACAGAATATCAGAACAATAAAATCTGTCCCTTTGAAAATCGAAGGAGTTAATGCTATCCCTGAATTAATTGATATACGTGGTGAAGTATATATGGATATTGATGAGTTCGAAAAACTAAACAGGGAACGTGAGCATAAAGGTGAGTCGATGTTTGCAAATCCAAGAAATGCTGCAGCCGGTTCAGTTCGCCAGCTTGATCCTTCAATTACCGCATCAAGGAAACTCTATCTTGCATGTTATGGGATTGGTGCTGTAAAGGGAATTGAATTCAATACGCAGTGGGAATTAATTAAATGGCTGGAGAAAACGCGTTTTCCAATTCCTGCAGTGGTAAAAGTCTGTAGAGGTATAAAAGAGGTTATACAGATAATTGAGGAAATTAAAGAAAAAAGGAATACCTTTTCTTTTGAGATAGATGGATCTGTTATCAAAGTGAATGACTTTAGATTGCAGAAGGCGCTTGGCATGAAGACAAGGGAGCCAAGGTGGGCTATTGCATATAAATTTGCAGCACATCAGGGCACAACGAAGATACTTGACATTCAGGGCAGCGTTGGCAGAACAGGAGTAATAACGCCATTTGCTATTTTTGAGCCTGTAAAAATAGGTGGGGTAACTGTATCACGTTCTACATTACACAACTGGGATGAAATGGAAAGAAAAGATATCCGTATAGGAGATACAGTATTGGTCGAGAGGGCAGGTGATGTTATCCCCCATGTCATAAAGGTTATTAAAGAGAAAAGAACTGGTAAGGAGAGACCTTTTCCTATACCTGATAGATGTCCTGTTTGTGGATCGAAAGTTCTAAGGGAAGAGGGGGAGGTAGCTGTCCGATGTATCAGGCTTAATTGTCCTGCACAGGTTCAGGAAAGGATTATTCACTTTGCATCCAGAGGTGCTATGGATATAGAGGGTTTGGGAGAAAAGAATGTAGAACTGCTCTATTCGAAGGGGCTAATAAATAATTTTGTTGATATATATAAACTGAAAAAGGAAGATATCCTTAACCTTCCACGGTTTGCAGAAAAATCAGCTCAAAATCTTATTAATGCAATCGAAAAGAGCAAACACACAACTCTTACGAAATTCCTTTATGCACTCGGCATTCTGCATGTTGGAGAATATGCTTCAAAACTCCTTGCCAAGAATTTTGAGAAGATTGAAGATCTATACAAAATAAGTCCTGAAAGAATTATTAAAATCCCTCAGATAGGAGAAAAGATCGCCCAATCGGTTGCAAACTTTTTCAATGACCCAGAAAATCTTGACACACTTAAGCTACTGAAATCACTCGGGCTTAAAATAACTAATCCTGATTTCATAAGCAAAGACAAAGAAAAAAGATTACTGGAGGGGCTTACATTTGTTATTACAGGCACATTGCCAGAGCCGAGAAATGTTGTGGAAGTATTAATAGAAAGGCATGGTGGTCATGCAGCATCTTCAGTTTCTAAAACTACAAACTATGTTATTGTTGGAGAAAACCCCGGTTCAAAATTGAAGAAAGCACAGTTGTTTGGAGTGAAGACTATTTCTTATAATGACCTGCTCAGGATAATCGAAAAGGGCAAAATTGAATGA
- a CDS encoding CinA family protein, translated as MNIRLSGTIQRVHEFFRKNKLTLSVAESCTGGLISHYITALPGASNFFEAGVVSYSIESKKKILGVSSDIILKFGVVSDETAKEMAEKMRALTKTDYSLSITGNLGPDVLEGKEKGLIYIAVSKKGKTFSRELRLKGNRKQNKKEASLSALEFLIEILEDTKI; from the coding sequence ATGAATATCAGATTGTCAGGTACTATACAGAGAGTACATGAATTTTTCAGAAAAAACAAATTAACCCTTTCAGTAGCAGAATCCTGTACTGGAGGGCTTATAAGCCATTATATTACAGCCCTTCCTGGAGCAAGTAATTTCTTTGAGGCAGGGGTTGTTTCCTATTCGATAGAGTCAAAAAAAAAGATTTTGGGGGTTTCATCTGATATAATTTTAAAATTTGGCGTTGTGAGTGATGAGACTGCAAAAGAAATGGCCGAAAAGATGAGGGCTCTAACTAAAACGGATTATTCTCTCTCGATAACAGGTAACCTTGGGCCGGATGTCCTTGAAGGGAAAGAGAAAGGGCTAATTTATATTGCTGTAAGCAAGAAGGGGAAGACATTTTCAAGGGAGTTAAGATTAAAAGGCAATAGAAAACAGAATAAAAAAGAAGCATCCCTTTCTGCACTGGAGTTTCTTATAGAGATATTAGAGGATACGAAAATTTAA
- a CDS encoding tetratricopeptide repeat protein has product MKNLFYIFLLFICLFCSCVTVKTKRDIQQSDAHFQLGLSYLNNNNIQPAFVEFQKAIDFDPDNKEAHNMIGVIYLTKLEDYSNAIIHFKKALNLDKNFSEVYNNLGNAYEKIGKHDEAIESYKAAIENPLYHNTALALYNIGMLYYKLARYDDAMDAFKESLKRNSDFYLSYYGLALCYNMKGQYDDAAVAISRAIELDPMYRGNRDKAIEDLRNRKIRAKAEEEKFIADYLEILKY; this is encoded by the coding sequence TTGAAAAATTTATTTTATATTTTTTTATTGTTTATCTGCCTTTTTTGCTCCTGTGTAACAGTCAAAACTAAAAGAGATATCCAGCAGTCCGATGCACATTTCCAATTGGGATTGTCGTATCTTAATAACAATAATATACAGCCAGCCTTTGTTGAGTTTCAAAAAGCTATAGATTTTGATCCTGATAACAAGGAAGCACATAACATGATCGGGGTAATTTATCTAACAAAACTTGAGGACTATTCAAATGCAATCATTCATTTCAAAAAGGCACTAAATTTAGATAAGAACTTTTCAGAAGTATACAATAACCTCGGGAATGCTTATGAAAAAATTGGAAAACATGATGAGGCCATAGAATCTTATAAAGCTGCTATAGAAAATCCACTATATCATAATACGGCGTTGGCATTATATAATATCGGGATGTTATATTATAAACTTGCACGATATGATGATGCGATGGATGCCTTTAAAGAGTCTCTAAAAAGGAATTCTGATTTCTATCTTTCTTATTACGGGCTTGCTCTCTGTTACAATATGAAAGGACAATATGACGATGCTGCTGTTGCAATAAGTCGTGCGATAGAACTCGATCCCATGTACAGGGGAAATAGAGACAAGGCAATCGAAGATTTGAGAAATAGAAAAATTCGTGCTAAGGCAGAAGAAGAAAAATTTATTGCTGATTATCTGGAAATCCTGAAATATTAG
- the mfd gene encoding transcription-repair coupling factor → MYFKSFENLIEQDTHYQRIFNLKGSSSALLLALCRKPFLYIETTEENAQKLWRDINFYRDALKKESVFFLPDPDGPSLSGERASVIYSLRAHDSLVTSFKNLSSPFLSQEELRRSLFFLQKGMTLGRTEIEKKLYGLGYKSVPIVTEKGEYRRNGWIMDIFPSTSEKPLRLEFFGDEIETIKFFDVDSQRSGDEISDFLIFPSEEQPYGKPLIELMEDRKIFISDSIQEKEGISVDAVYLSHYPFDGSGYDAGVFSIQGMGILPKERKNLEDLVKKIRFLQIENKIVLVTSSNTQAERIKKILRDGDVIAPIIYKNEIFEYKGNVAITIGELSSYLFIPNFLILTEKEIFGDRLVYRPIKKSKVTRLLTSLEDLRAGDYVVHEDHGIGKFCGLVRQSTEGLNEDLILINYENGRLYLPVQRITSIHKYHSEEGIVPKIDKLGGKSWQRTKERVKKKIQKMAEKLLILYAERKVRKGFSFSPDTELHSEFDSFFSYDETTDQIQAIEDIKRDMESEKPMDRLICGDVGYGKTEVAMRAAFKAVYDGMQVAVLVPTTILCEQHYRTFKSRFSAFPVNIDYLSRFKIKREQKDTIKALANGEIDIIIGTHSLLSRGVHFQNLGLLIIDEEHRFGVSQKEKIKEVKKGVDVITLTATPIPRTLSMALSDIRDMSLIETPPEERLAVKSFVSIFDDSLIKDAVKRELGRDGQIFFVHNRIRDIHKIANYLINLIPEAKISVAHGQMAERELEDVMRKFYDGEINMLVSTAIIGSGLDIPTANTIIINRADMMGLADLYQLRGRVGRGKVRAYAYFLIPGEDIITEEAKKRLQAVQEMSYLGAGFRLALKDLEIRGAGNLLGSEQSGHIQAVGFDLYMEMLEKAIADIKGIKIEEEFDPVINLHVQAFIPEDYIEDVTLRLSLYRRVASSKTHESLKALKSEIEDRFGIMPDEVKHLFDIMRLKIIARDLRIIKLHEMHGRVAVNFSPETKVEPNYIFALAKSENLRIRFLQDGFEFFLKGKRWHEIYQEISRILEELNRMTPLLV, encoded by the coding sequence ATGTATTTTAAATCCTTTGAAAATCTTATTGAACAAGATACACATTATCAACGAATATTTAACTTAAAGGGTTCATCATCTGCATTATTACTTGCACTCTGTAGAAAACCTTTCCTGTATATTGAAACAACCGAAGAAAACGCACAAAAACTCTGGAGAGATATTAACTTTTATAGAGATGCATTGAAAAAGGAAAGTGTCTTCTTTCTTCCCGATCCCGATGGTCCGTCCCTCTCTGGTGAGAGAGCAAGTGTTATTTATTCACTCAGAGCCCATGATTCTCTTGTAACCTCATTTAAAAATTTATCATCACCTTTTCTGTCTCAGGAAGAACTTCGGAGAAGTCTTTTTTTTCTCCAGAAAGGAATGACATTAGGCAGGACTGAAATAGAAAAAAAACTTTATGGTCTTGGATACAAAAGTGTTCCCATAGTTACCGAAAAAGGTGAATACAGACGAAATGGATGGATAATGGATATTTTTCCATCTACTTCAGAAAAACCACTCAGACTTGAATTTTTTGGAGATGAAATAGAGACAATCAAATTTTTCGATGTTGACAGCCAGAGATCAGGAGATGAAATATCGGATTTCCTTATTTTCCCATCTGAGGAGCAGCCTTACGGGAAACCATTAATCGAACTTATGGAGGACCGAAAAATTTTCATTTCAGACTCGATACAGGAAAAAGAGGGAATCTCTGTAGACGCTGTATATCTTTCACATTATCCCTTTGATGGTTCAGGCTATGATGCAGGAGTTTTTTCGATTCAGGGTATGGGCATTTTGCCTAAGGAACGTAAAAATCTGGAAGATCTGGTAAAAAAAATAAGGTTTTTACAGATAGAAAATAAAATCGTGTTAGTGACGTCTTCAAATACACAGGCTGAGCGGATAAAAAAAATTCTGAGAGATGGAGATGTAATTGCACCGATAATCTATAAGAATGAGATCTTTGAATATAAGGGGAATGTTGCAATAACGATCGGTGAGTTATCATCTTATCTTTTTATTCCTAATTTCCTTATTCTGACAGAAAAAGAAATTTTTGGGGATAGGCTGGTTTACAGGCCTATCAAAAAATCAAAGGTTACGAGACTTCTTACATCTCTTGAAGATCTAAGAGCTGGAGACTATGTTGTACATGAAGATCATGGTATTGGAAAATTCTGTGGACTTGTTCGCCAGTCTACTGAGGGGCTGAATGAAGACCTTATTCTCATTAACTATGAAAATGGAAGGCTTTATTTACCTGTCCAGCGCATTACGAGTATTCATAAATATCATTCTGAAGAAGGCATTGTTCCTAAAATTGATAAGCTTGGTGGGAAAAGCTGGCAGAGGACAAAAGAAAGAGTCAAAAAGAAGATACAAAAGATGGCAGAAAAACTGCTTATCCTCTATGCAGAAAGGAAAGTTAGAAAAGGCTTTTCATTCAGTCCTGATACCGAATTACATAGTGAATTTGATAGTTTCTTTAGTTATGATGAAACAACTGATCAAATTCAGGCAATAGAAGATATAAAACGTGATATGGAATCTGAAAAACCAATGGATAGACTTATATGCGGTGATGTTGGATATGGAAAAACAGAAGTTGCCATGAGGGCAGCTTTCAAAGCTGTATACGATGGGATGCAAGTAGCTGTATTAGTGCCTACTACTATACTCTGTGAACAGCACTACCGGACTTTTAAATCACGCTTTTCTGCATTTCCTGTAAATATTGATTATTTGAGTAGATTCAAGATTAAAAGAGAGCAGAAGGATACGATTAAAGCTTTAGCCAACGGAGAGATTGATATCATAATAGGCACCCATAGCCTTTTAAGCAGGGGAGTTCATTTCCAAAATCTGGGTTTACTTATTATTGATGAGGAGCACAGGTTTGGTGTAAGCCAGAAGGAGAAGATAAAAGAAGTGAAAAAAGGGGTTGATGTTATTACACTTACTGCAACTCCAATCCCGCGAACATTATCTATGGCTCTTTCAGATATAAGAGATATGAGCTTGATCGAGACTCCACCTGAGGAAAGGCTTGCAGTTAAGAGTTTTGTTTCTATCTTTGATGATTCACTTATAAAAGATGCAGTAAAAAGAGAGTTAGGGAGGGATGGTCAGATATTTTTTGTACATAACCGGATAAGAGACATCCATAAGATTGCAAATTATCTTATTAATCTCATCCCTGAAGCAAAAATATCTGTTGCTCACGGACAGATGGCTGAACGAGAACTTGAGGATGTAATGCGTAAATTTTATGATGGTGAAATCAACATGCTTGTATCAACTGCTATTATTGGATCAGGACTTGATATACCGACAGCCAATACAATCATTATTAATAGAGCAGACATGATGGGACTTGCAGACCTTTATCAATTAAGGGGTCGGGTGGGGAGAGGGAAGGTTAGGGCTTATGCCTATTTTCTTATTCCCGGAGAAGATATAATTACCGAGGAAGCAAAGAAAAGATTGCAGGCAGTTCAGGAAATGAGTTATCTCGGAGCAGGCTTCAGGCTTGCTTTGAAAGATCTCGAAATCCGTGGAGCAGGGAATCTTCTTGGTTCTGAACAATCAGGACATATCCAGGCAGTTGGTTTTGACCTATACATGGAAATGCTGGAGAAGGCAATTGCTGATATCAAGGGTATAAAAATTGAGGAAGAGTTTGACCCGGTTATAAACTTGCATGTTCAGGCTTTTATCCCGGAAGATTATATTGAAGACGTGACACTTAGGTTGAGCTTATACAGAAGGGTTGCATCATCAAAGACTCACGAGTCTCTAAAAGCTCTCAAATCAGAAATAGAGGATAGGTTTGGTATCATGCCGGATGAAGTAAAACATCTCTTCGATATTATGAGATTGAAAATTATTGCACGGGATCTGCGTATAATAAAATTGCATGAGATGCATGGTAGGGTAGCAGTGAACTTTTCACCAGAAACTAAAGTTGAACCAAATTATATATTTGCATTAGCAAAATCGGAAAATCTCAGGATAAGATTTCTTCAGGACGGCTTCGAATTTTTCTTGAAGGGGAAGAGGTGGCATGAAATCTATCAAGAAATTTCAAGGATATTGGAAGAATTAAACAGGATGACCCCTTTACTTGTCTGA
- a CDS encoding ATP phosphoribosyltransferase produces MKRLLRLGLPKGSLQESTMKLFRKAGYHILVSSRSYYPSFDDIEIEAMLIRAQEMAGYVEKGILDCGLTGKDWILEQNASVHEVAELIYAKEGLRPVRWVIAVPNESKIKTLKDLNGKRIATELVGFTKRYLKSKGISAEIDFSWGATEVKPPHLADAIVELTETGTSLKANNLRIIETILESSTRFIANKKAWNDKWKRQKMENIVMLLKGALSAEEKVGLKMNVPQKSLKRVMSLLSAMHSPTISQLSDINWYALEVIIDEKIVRDIIPKLKMAGASGIVEYQLNKVIP; encoded by the coding sequence ATGAAAAGGTTATTGCGACTCGGACTCCCAAAGGGAAGCCTCCAGGAATCAACAATGAAACTCTTCAGAAAGGCAGGGTACCACATTCTCGTTTCAAGCCGTTCATATTATCCGTCGTTCGATGACATTGAGATCGAGGCAATGTTGATCAGGGCACAAGAAATGGCAGGATATGTTGAGAAAGGTATCCTTGATTGCGGACTTACAGGAAAGGATTGGATATTAGAGCAAAATGCTTCTGTTCATGAAGTTGCAGAACTCATTTATGCAAAAGAGGGCTTAAGACCTGTCAGATGGGTTATTGCTGTCCCAAATGAGTCAAAAATAAAGACATTAAAAGATCTCAATGGAAAACGGATTGCAACAGAGCTTGTTGGTTTCACCAAAAGATACCTGAAATCAAAAGGTATTAGTGCTGAAATTGATTTTTCGTGGGGTGCAACCGAAGTCAAACCCCCACATCTGGCTGATGCGATTGTTGAACTTACTGAAACAGGCACCTCTTTAAAGGCTAATAACCTCAGGATTATTGAGACCATCCTTGAGTCAAGCACAAGGTTTATAGCAAACAAAAAGGCCTGGAATGACAAGTGGAAGAGACAGAAAATGGAGAACATCGTTATGTTACTGAAGGGAGCACTTTCTGCTGAAGAGAAAGTTGGATTAAAGATGAACGTTCCCCAAAAGTCACTAAAACGCGTAATGAGTCTTCTATCTGCTATGCATTCTCCAACAATATCCCAGCTTTCCGATATTAACTGGTATGCTCTCGAAGTCATTATTGATGAAAAAATCGTACGTGATATAATCCCTAAGCTCAAGATGGCTGGTGCTTCAGGAATTGTTGAATATCAGCTAAACAAAGTTATACCATAG
- a CDS encoding methyl-accepting chemotaxis protein, protein MKRHWRRRNYFIKKELQGKYIFNFFIFVIGGSIIFTLIFSLLSYNTLTVVYKDYNLQIGKTPLVLLMEILESHWIFIVTTGFSVVILSMFLTHRFAGPIYRFEKSVEEMIKGNFNFEVRLRKKDEGKELAYLMNQLLSIMSSRIKELRLISDEIQVQISDISNLINSREGCKEISANLQKIHDSQRKLTEILSHFQIKHDT, encoded by the coding sequence ATGAAAAGACATTGGCGAAGGAGAAACTATTTTATCAAAAAAGAACTCCAGGGCAAATATATATTTAATTTCTTTATCTTTGTAATCGGTGGAAGTATTATTTTCACGCTCATTTTCAGCCTTCTTTCCTACAATACTCTGACCGTAGTTTATAAGGACTATAATCTTCAGATAGGCAAGACGCCGCTTGTTCTTCTGATGGAAATCCTTGAATCACACTGGATATTCATTGTAACAACAGGTTTCTCAGTAGTTATTTTATCAATGTTCCTTACACACCGTTTTGCAGGTCCTATATATAGGTTCGAAAAATCGGTCGAAGAGATGATAAAAGGTAATTTCAACTTTGAGGTCAGATTAAGAAAAAAAGATGAGGGTAAAGAATTAGCCTATCTGATGAACCAACTCCTGAGCATTATGTCTTCCAGAATAAAAGAGTTGCGACTTATATCAGATGAAATTCAAGTGCAGATTTCAGATATATCAAATCTGATAAATAGTAGAGAAGGATGCAAAGAAATTTCAGCAAACTTACAGAAAATACATGATTCACAAAGAAAACTCACTGAAATACTTTCCCATTTTCAGATCAAGCATGATACTTAG